From the genome of Methanobacterium petrolearium, one region includes:
- a CDS encoding ABC transporter permease translates to MKSKMEISFISIAIFFTLILFLAVGSLFILPSFQGFIDAILSEEMIEAFKLTIYTAAISSVLVMLVAIPTAYSLSRYSFPLKTLIKSILDLPMAFPEIVLGLALLMLFGNNLLGGFLERFGIQIVFTVTGIIIAQFFVAFPFAVRILYSTFNYIDTRYEFVSRSLGYSEFETFRSVTLPLSKDGIFASGVVTIARCIGTFVAVLFLGGGTFMKTETLPITLYLNLSFGNVDMAISAGIVLVIIAFVAIAVLEKYGKEKAL, encoded by the coding sequence GTGAAATCAAAAATGGAGATATCTTTTATCTCCATAGCCATTTTTTTTACCCTTATCCTTTTTTTAGCTGTAGGAAGTCTTTTTATTCTTCCCAGTTTCCAGGGTTTTATTGATGCCATTCTATCCGAGGAAATGATCGAAGCCTTTAAACTAACCATCTACACTGCAGCCATATCATCTGTACTGGTGATGTTGGTGGCCATACCCACTGCCTACTCGCTCAGCCGTTACTCTTTTCCACTGAAAACTCTGATTAAGAGTATTCTGGATTTGCCAATGGCTTTTCCTGAGATAGTTCTAGGACTGGCTCTTTTAATGTTATTTGGTAATAATTTACTTGGTGGTTTTCTGGAAAGGTTCGGTATACAGATTGTTTTCACCGTGACTGGTATAATAATTGCCCAATTCTTTGTAGCATTTCCATTTGCAGTTAGAATATTATATTCAACCTTTAATTATATTGATACTCGTTATGAATTCGTTTCCAGAAGTTTAGGGTACAGTGAATTTGAAACTTTCCGTTCTGTTACTCTTCCCCTCTCGAAAGATGGTATTTTCGCTTCAGGAGTGGTTACCATTGCCCGTTGCATAGGTACTTTTGTTGCCGTTCTTTTCCTGGGTGGTGGAACTTTTATGAAAACTGAAACCCTTCCCATCACTTTATATCTTAATCTTTCCTTTGGAAACGTGGATATGGCCATATCTGCTGGCATTGTTCTGGTGATTATTGCTTTTGTAGCCATTGCAGTTTTAGAAAAATATGGGAAAGAGAAAGCCCTGTAG
- a CDS encoding P-II family nitrogen regulator has translation MKEILAIIRPNKIARTKEVLDALGFPSMTATAVFGRGKQKAIIREVSFDIENSALCEDEGSMRYIPKRMISLVVPDEDTSLVVESIMKVNNTGQIGDGKIFVCPLDDAVRVRTEEKGEKAIL, from the coding sequence ATGAAAGAGATACTGGCAATCATCAGACCAAATAAGATTGCACGCACCAAAGAAGTGTTAGATGCCCTGGGATTCCCTTCCATGACTGCTACTGCCGTTTTCGGACGGGGCAAACAGAAGGCAATCATTAGAGAAGTTTCATTCGATATCGAAAACTCTGCACTGTGTGAAGATGAAGGGAGCATGCGTTATATCCCTAAAAGGATGATTTCGCTTGTTGTTCCTGATGAAGACACATCTTTAGTTGTGGAATCAATAATGAAAGTAAACAACACCGGCCAAATAGGTGACGGTAAAATATTTGTCTGCCCTTTAGATGACGCTGTAAGGGTAAGAACAGAAGAAAAAGGAGAAAAAGCAATTTTATAA
- the modA gene encoding molybdate ABC transporter substrate-binding protein: protein MESKNIAIIAIVAIVIIVVGLYASGMLTGATSTSENKTITILAGAGTIKAMNELKTNFEENNPGVTVDIRYGGSSELFGILETQKDADLFIPGDIKYVKEGMNKGYIINDTVKNVTKHIPIIAVQEGNPKNITGLADLGKSDVKVVLGDPQGPAIGSTSEKILNKTNLTDNVTPNVVTYTTTVNQLLTYLVTGQADATIIWADMTTWSEGQGKITTVEIPKDQNIIKTIPIAVTVYTQDQDLAMKFEDYATSDEGLKIWEKWGFEPVNQS from the coding sequence ATGGAATCAAAAAACATTGCCATTATAGCCATTGTTGCCATAGTAATTATCGTTGTGGGTTTATATGCAAGTGGAATGTTAACTGGTGCTACTAGCACGTCAGAAAATAAAACTATCACAATCCTGGCTGGTGCTGGAACCATAAAGGCCATGAATGAGTTGAAAACCAATTTTGAGGAAAATAATCCTGGTGTCACTGTTGATATCCGTTACGGTGGAAGTTCAGAGCTTTTCGGTATTCTGGAAACCCAAAAAGATGCTGACCTGTTCATACCTGGAGATATCAAATATGTGAAGGAAGGTATGAACAAAGGTTACATAATAAATGACACTGTCAAAAATGTCACCAAACACATACCAATAATCGCTGTGCAAGAGGGTAACCCTAAAAACATCACTGGTCTCGCAGACCTTGGAAAATCTGATGTTAAAGTGGTTTTAGGCGATCCTCAGGGACCTGCTATTGGATCCACCAGTGAAAAAATACTCAACAAGACCAATCTCACTGACAACGTTACCCCCAACGTGGTTACCTACACCACTACAGTGAATCAGCTTCTCACCTACCTGGTTACTGGTCAGGCTGATGCCACCATAATCTGGGCAGATATGACCACATGGAGTGAAGGTCAGGGTAAAATCACCACTGTTGAGATACCAAAAGACCAGAATATCATTAAAACCATTCCTATCGCAGTCACAGTATACACCCAAGACCAAGACTTGGCCATGAAGTTTGAAGACTACGCTACATCGGATGAAGGTCTGAAAATCTGGGAAAAATGGGGTTTTGAACCTGTAAACCAGAGTTAG
- the nifE gene encoding nitrogenase iron-molybdenum cofactor biosynthesis protein NifE, with the protein MEPVIETFESRKKHMCVKGEGISIPVCDKASLPGTVTQRTCVFGGARIVLMPITDSIHLVHGPIGCAACTWDIRGSKSSREDLYKKGCSTDLQEKDIVFGGEKKLFETVLELYNIYKPGAIFVYATCVSGVIGDDIKAVCKKAEDLTRCKVIPVQSEGFQNHNKTKGHWIGGDALLDYVIGTKEPEETTPFDINIVGEFNVAGDLWGIKPLLEEMGVNIISAISGDSHADEIAQAHRAKLNIVQCQKSSNYVARKMEKKYGIPFIKVNFFGLEQTTNSLREIADFFGDQEMIQRTEKIIERGLKGVEDETREYRKRLEGKTVALYVGGNKAWSLVRAFEELGMNVMMSGTKNGIKEDYERIKEVVQDGTIIVDDANSTELARLLKKYRPNLLISGAKEKYISLKLSIPFCDFNHDRISAFAGFKGFVSFAKEVDASVSSPVFNLASKTLSKVSKTPSNLGGDENAS; encoded by the coding sequence ATGGAACCGGTAATTGAAACATTTGAATCCCGTAAAAAGCACATGTGCGTGAAAGGAGAAGGCATATCCATACCAGTATGCGATAAAGCCAGCCTACCAGGTACTGTAACTCAGAGAACATGTGTTTTTGGTGGTGCCAGAATTGTTCTGATGCCCATTACAGATTCAATTCATTTGGTACACGGCCCCATAGGATGTGCCGCGTGCACCTGGGATATAAGGGGAAGTAAATCATCTCGAGAAGATCTTTACAAAAAAGGATGTTCCACAGACTTACAGGAAAAAGACATTGTCTTTGGGGGTGAAAAAAAGCTATTTGAAACCGTACTGGAACTTTACAATATATACAAACCCGGAGCCATATTCGTATATGCCACTTGTGTCTCTGGCGTGATTGGTGATGACATAAAAGCTGTTTGTAAAAAAGCAGAAGATTTAACCAGATGTAAAGTCATACCTGTCCAATCTGAAGGATTCCAGAACCATAACAAAACCAAAGGACACTGGATAGGTGGTGATGCTCTCCTGGATTATGTAATTGGAACCAAGGAACCTGAGGAAACCACACCCTTTGACATTAACATAGTGGGAGAATTCAATGTAGCAGGGGATTTATGGGGAATCAAACCATTACTGGAAGAAATGGGTGTTAACATAATCTCAGCTATAAGTGGAGATTCCCATGCAGATGAAATAGCCCAGGCACATCGGGCAAAACTCAACATAGTCCAGTGCCAGAAATCATCCAACTACGTTGCCAGAAAAATGGAAAAAAAGTATGGAATACCATTCATCAAGGTTAATTTCTTCGGTCTGGAGCAAACAACTAACTCACTCCGGGAAATCGCTGATTTTTTTGGTGACCAGGAAATGATTCAACGAACCGAAAAAATAATTGAAAGAGGATTAAAAGGAGTTGAAGACGAAACTCGAGAATATAGAAAAAGATTAGAAGGTAAAACTGTGGCCCTGTATGTTGGGGGTAACAAAGCCTGGTCTCTGGTCCGGGCCTTTGAAGAATTAGGTATGAATGTGATGATGTCTGGAACCAAGAATGGAATTAAAGAAGATTACGAGAGAATCAAGGAAGTAGTACAGGATGGTACCATAATCGTGGATGATGCTAATTCCACAGAATTGGCCAGATTACTTAAAAAATACAGGCCCAACCTGCTCATATCAGGAGCAAAAGAGAAATATATCTCCCTAAAACTGAGTATCCCCTTCTGTGACTTTAATCATGACCGCATATCTGCATTTGCAGGTTTCAAAGGCTTTGTAAGTTTTGCTAAAGAGGTGGATGCTTCGGTTTCCAGTCCGGTCTTTAATTTAGCTTCCAAAACTTTATCCAAAGTTTCAAAAACTCCCAGTAATTTGGGAGGTGATGAAAATGCATCATGA
- a CDS encoding NifB/NifX family molybdenum-iron cluster-binding protein: MKIAVASTDGKVIDLHFGDANRFLIYEIKDGEGKFQLIREKTPMALNEHSERWISSIDLINDCKAVLCSKIGKEPTIELRKLGIKPVQLDCEVEKGIEECSKHLLN; this comes from the coding sequence TTGAAAATTGCAGTGGCATCCACTGATGGAAAAGTTATTGATTTGCATTTTGGAGATGCAAATCGTTTTTTAATTTATGAAATTAAAGATGGAGAAGGTAAATTCCAGTTAATTAGAGAAAAAACACCAATGGCCCTAAATGAACATAGTGAACGCTGGATATCATCCATTGACCTTATAAATGATTGTAAAGCTGTTCTATGCAGTAAAATTGGAAAAGAACCCACAATTGAACTGAGAAAACTGGGAATAAAACCCGTGCAGCTGGATTGTGAGGTTGAAAAGGGTATTGAAGAATGTTCTAAACATTTGTTAAATTAA
- a CDS encoding P-II family nitrogen regulator: MKMIRAILRPDKVEDVVDALSDAGYVALTKMDVIGRGKQKGIQLDNIYYDELPKVMLMLVTPSEDTSKVVDIINEKAFTGNFGDGKIFLSPVDEVYTVRTRSKGL, from the coding sequence ATGAAAATGATAAGAGCCATACTGAGACCAGATAAAGTAGAAGATGTTGTAGATGCCCTATCAGATGCAGGATATGTAGCTTTAACTAAAATGGATGTTATTGGACGTGGAAAACAAAAAGGTATTCAGCTGGATAACATCTACTATGACGAACTACCCAAGGTCATGCTCATGCTGGTGACCCCCTCTGAAGATACCAGCAAAGTGGTGGATATAATAAACGAAAAAGCATTTACCGGAAACTTTGGAGATGGAAAAATCTTCTTAAGCCCTGTAGATGAAGTTTACACTGTCAGAACTCGAAGCAAAGGATTGTGA
- a CDS encoding nitrogenase component 1 produces the protein MHHDKKFAVVNPSKMCQPMGALQALLGVKNTMPLIHGSQGCSTYMRFQLIRHFREPIEVASTSMNEKTVIYGGEFNLMKALKNITEKQSPDMIMVTSSCLTETIGDDMAGIIEKFKDANRDKELPVIIPVSTPSYVESHVEGYDRTIKALVEHLATLSVPNGKINIITGNLSPADCKQVKDLLCQLNCDSIILTDTSENLDAPLTEETLSLYSEGTSIDEIEDTANSLGTISLSKHTDSAAVFLEKKFGVKSISGPLPLGFENTDQLVTSVCELGDLEIPQSVEKDRGRLLDAMVDAHSYNFHRKVAIFGDPDFVSGITRFTAELGMIPSVVCTGTESKRFIEDVKLISKEKGINPLVLAGGDLFDMHQAIKKAGADILIGNAYGASTAKEENIPLLRVGFPIFDRLGAQRISMLGYNGGIEFVDKITNTLLDFYYDEAGYEIVDEEIEEIVGEEGDEGFEEDFMAKEEI, from the coding sequence ATGCATCATGATAAAAAATTTGCCGTAGTTAACCCCTCCAAAATGTGCCAGCCCATGGGAGCCTTACAGGCCCTCCTCGGTGTCAAAAACACCATGCCCCTTATACACGGCTCTCAAGGTTGCAGTACTTATATGAGATTCCAGCTCATCAGACACTTCAGAGAACCCATAGAAGTTGCATCAACTTCCATGAACGAAAAAACAGTGATTTACGGGGGAGAATTCAATTTAATGAAGGCCCTGAAAAACATCACTGAAAAACAGTCCCCTGACATGATAATGGTGACATCCAGTTGCCTAACAGAAACCATAGGCGATGACATGGCAGGGATCATAGAAAAATTCAAAGATGCCAACCGGGATAAAGAGCTTCCAGTTATCATCCCAGTTTCAACCCCCAGCTACGTTGAATCCCATGTGGAAGGATATGACCGGACTATAAAAGCATTAGTGGAACATTTAGCTACTCTTTCAGTGCCCAATGGGAAAATAAATATAATCACTGGAAACTTATCCCCTGCAGACTGCAAACAGGTCAAAGACTTATTGTGCCAGCTTAACTGTGATAGTATCATTCTGACTGATACTTCAGAAAATCTAGATGCGCCTTTAACTGAAGAAACCCTGTCTTTATACAGTGAAGGAACATCTATTGATGAAATAGAGGATACTGCCAATTCATTGGGGACAATTTCTCTATCAAAACATACAGACTCAGCAGCCGTATTCCTTGAAAAGAAATTTGGAGTGAAATCCATATCAGGACCATTACCCCTTGGTTTTGAAAACACTGACCAACTCGTGACATCTGTATGTGAATTAGGAGATTTGGAAATCCCTCAATCCGTGGAAAAAGATCGTGGCCGACTTTTAGATGCTATGGTAGATGCACATTCCTACAACTTCCATCGTAAAGTGGCCATCTTTGGTGATCCTGACTTTGTGTCTGGAATAACACGTTTTACTGCTGAGTTAGGGATGATACCATCTGTGGTGTGCACTGGAACCGAAAGTAAAAGATTCATCGAGGATGTGAAACTCATCTCCAAAGAAAAAGGAATTAATCCCCTAGTTTTAGCTGGTGGTGATCTTTTTGATATGCATCAGGCCATTAAAAAAGCAGGTGCAGATATCTTAATCGGTAATGCATATGGTGCCAGCACGGCTAAAGAAGAGAACATCCCACTTTTAAGGGTTGGATTCCCAATATTTGACAGATTAGGTGCTCAGAGGATATCTATGTTAGGATATAATGGTGGTATTGAATTTGTTGATAAAATAACCAATACATTACTGGATTTCTACTATGATGAAGCAGGATATGAGATTGTTGATGAAGAAATTGAAGAAATAGTAGGAGAAGAAGGTGATGAAGGATTTGAAGAAGATTTCATGGCTAAGGAGGAGATTTAA
- a CDS encoding 4Fe-4S binding protein, translating to MVTIKIVDEKCDGAECGECVEVCSMDILMIDGEKIAIKNPNECSLCEVCTDVCPNEAIILTE from the coding sequence ATGGTTACCATAAAGATTGTTGATGAGAAATGTGATGGAGCTGAATGTGGAGAATGTGTAGAAGTTTGCTCCATGGACATTCTGATGATTGATGGAGAGAAAATAGCAATAAAAAACCCTAATGAATGCAGTTTATGTGAGGTTTGCACTGATGTTTGTCCCAATGAGGCTATTATACTGACTGAATAA
- a CDS encoding molybdopterin-dependent oxidoreductase: MRTVFTTCTRDCPGACSIIAQVEEGKIVKLRGNPNHDITSGFLCKNTAHYLENYFYSDKRILHPLLKVDGDWKRISWNEALEIAASQISKVIKAHGSQSILYYQGFGARTALQSMNKRFFNLLGGVTTTCGTVCGGIGHTAMTMDFGEKKSHDPLDHLNSEVIIIWGRNPAVTDVHLWRILRKAKRSGSTLIVIDPVKTKTAKYADFFIQPAPGNDHYLAMAIAKIIMEKDFDGKNNHVNHDFINNYTSNFHSYQQILDEYSLQDLSSKCDVKIPVLEKLAFMYADGNPSSIVTGWGVHRYLQGHLAFRMIDALAAITGNIGVSGGGVSQGFEEYEYFDFSLKMDELCKPQRQLPMPRIGETILSTDNPPIKLIFIASGNPINLNTNSLRVKEGFESVDFVVMIDHFLNDTSDSADLFLPATTYLEEEDLMGSYGHNWVSPVNPVIPPRGETKSEFEIFQLLADKLGFGDEMSGSPKKWLMKLAEPILNQGIIYEDLCSAPQKMCRNPEIPFSDGKFETESGKFEFIEDFSPNNTHFENYPLRLLSTMHQDFVGSVVPEDELADGFLEVQIHPDNLQDNGLNNGDNALLESPVGNLMVKINANEEVRNDYILTYKGGWLKYNKCVNVLTQDAISEVGEGTPYYDTWVRITPLK; encoded by the coding sequence TTGAGAACCGTTTTTACCACGTGTACCAGGGATTGTCCTGGTGCCTGCAGCATAATTGCCCAAGTTGAGGAAGGAAAAATTGTTAAATTACGTGGAAACCCAAATCATGATATAACAAGTGGTTTTTTATGTAAAAACACTGCCCATTACCTTGAAAATTATTTCTACAGTGATAAAAGAATCCTCCACCCTCTTCTGAAGGTTGATGGAGATTGGAAAAGGATCAGTTGGAATGAAGCTCTGGAAATTGCTGCTTCCCAGATTTCTAAAGTAATTAAGGCCCATGGAAGTCAGAGTATCCTCTATTATCAAGGCTTCGGAGCACGTACCGCTCTTCAATCGATGAACAAACGGTTTTTCAATTTATTGGGAGGGGTAACCACCACTTGTGGGACAGTCTGTGGGGGAATTGGCCATACAGCTATGACCATGGATTTTGGAGAGAAAAAGTCCCATGACCCTCTGGATCATCTCAATAGTGAGGTGATAATTATTTGGGGTAGAAATCCAGCAGTGACAGATGTGCACCTCTGGCGCATCCTGCGAAAAGCAAAAAGAAGTGGTAGTACCCTCATAGTGATAGACCCTGTGAAAACAAAAACTGCAAAATATGCAGATTTTTTCATTCAACCTGCACCAGGAAATGACCATTATTTGGCAATGGCCATTGCGAAAATCATTATGGAAAAGGACTTTGATGGAAAGAACAACCATGTAAATCATGATTTTATAAATAATTATACCTCAAATTTCCATTCATACCAACAGATACTTGATGAATATTCACTGCAAGACTTATCTAGTAAATGTGACGTTAAAATCCCAGTTCTGGAAAAATTAGCATTTATGTATGCTGATGGTAATCCTTCAAGTATTGTTACTGGGTGGGGAGTTCATCGTTACTTGCAGGGACACCTTGCATTTCGTATGATTGATGCTCTTGCTGCTATCACTGGAAATATTGGGGTTTCAGGTGGAGGAGTGAGTCAGGGTTTTGAAGAATATGAATACTTCGATTTTTCTCTAAAGATGGATGAATTGTGCAAACCCCAGCGCCAACTTCCCATGCCCAGAATAGGTGAAACCATCTTATCCACAGATAATCCTCCCATAAAACTCATTTTCATAGCCTCTGGAAACCCGATTAATCTGAACACTAACTCTTTAAGGGTTAAAGAAGGATTTGAAAGTGTGGACTTTGTGGTGATGATTGATCACTTCTTGAATGATACTTCTGATAGTGCAGATCTGTTTTTACCTGCAACCACCTATTTGGAGGAAGAAGACTTGATGGGTAGTTACGGTCATAACTGGGTTTCACCTGTAAATCCTGTAATTCCCCCTAGGGGCGAAACAAAATCTGAATTTGAAATATTTCAGCTTCTTGCAGATAAGTTAGGTTTTGGGGATGAAATGTCTGGAAGTCCTAAAAAATGGTTGATGAAACTGGCTGAACCTATCTTAAATCAGGGTATAATTTACGAGGATCTGTGTAGTGCTCCCCAAAAAATGTGCAGAAACCCGGAAATACCCTTCAGTGATGGGAAATTTGAAACAGAATCAGGGAAATTTGAATTTATTGAAGATTTCTCACCAAACAACACACATTTTGAAAACTATCCTTTAAGGCTGCTTTCCACCATGCACCAAGACTTCGTGGGATCAGTTGTTCCCGAAGATGAACTGGCGGATGGATTTCTGGAAGTACAGATTCATCCAGATAATTTGCAGGATAACGGTTTAAACAATGGAGATAATGCACTTCTTGAATCTCCTGTTGGAAATCTTATGGTTAAGATAAATGCAAATGAAGAGGTCAGAAATGATTATATCCTTACCTATAAAGGAGGATGGTTAAAGTACAATAAATGTGTGAATGTTTTAACCCAAGATGCTATCAGTGAGGTGGGTGAGGGAACTCCCTATTATGACACATGGGTGAGGATAACCCCCTTAAAATAA
- a CDS encoding nitrogenase subunit alpha, with protein MPFKLFDVSKPIPERKDHIYVKHCEDPEECLPKCNIKTIPGSMTERGCAFAGAKGVITGAIKDVAHVVHSPVGCTMYGYGSKRYPTTTDMPDGSKFPVKDFNIKYIVGTDLQESDVVFGGMKKLRQAVRETNQEFPFVNAIYLYATCTTGLIGDDMDAVAKEMEEELGKPVIAFNAPGFAGSTQSKGHQIGNDTLFAKIVGTTEPPATTPYDINLIGEYNIDGDLWLLKEYFEEIGINIISTFTGDCCHAELGWMHRAKLSVVRCQRSSTYIADMIEKKYGVPYIKTDFFSTKYTADNLRTIAKFFGLEDKAEEVIAKRMAKIGPELEFYKEKLTGKKVFIFSGGPKSYHLSIPLHNELGLETTGVSSMFEHEDGFEKMKKRVKEGALVIDDPNTLELEELVEDYDIDLILGGVKEKYLVHKLGIPSLLVHSYENGPYMGFEGFLNLARDMYTAIYNPVWNMLEFQETEDPDMDEEVE; from the coding sequence ATGCCTTTCAAACTTTTTGATGTGTCTAAACCTATTCCCGAGAGAAAAGATCATATATATGTAAAACACTGTGAGGATCCTGAAGAGTGTCTTCCGAAATGTAATATAAAAACAATCCCCGGTTCAATGACTGAACGTGGATGTGCATTTGCAGGAGCTAAAGGAGTTATAACTGGAGCTATAAAAGACGTGGCCCATGTAGTGCATTCACCTGTTGGCTGTACAATGTACGGTTATGGGTCAAAAAGATACCCAACAACAACTGACATGCCAGACGGCAGTAAATTCCCTGTAAAAGATTTTAACATCAAATATATTGTTGGTACAGATTTACAGGAATCAGATGTAGTATTTGGTGGAATGAAAAAGCTCCGTCAAGCAGTTCGTGAAACTAACCAAGAATTCCCCTTTGTCAATGCCATATATCTTTACGCAACCTGTACTACTGGGTTAATCGGGGATGATATGGATGCTGTAGCTAAGGAAATGGAAGAAGAGTTAGGCAAACCGGTTATAGCATTTAATGCACCGGGATTTGCCGGTTCAACCCAATCAAAAGGGCACCAGATTGGAAATGACACCCTTTTTGCTAAAATAGTGGGTACAACAGAGCCGCCAGCAACAACACCCTACGACATAAACCTTATTGGGGAATACAACATCGATGGTGACCTATGGTTACTTAAAGAGTACTTTGAAGAAATTGGTATAAACATTATAAGTACCTTCACTGGGGACTGCTGCCACGCGGAATTAGGATGGATGCACAGGGCGAAATTAAGTGTTGTAAGATGTCAAAGATCATCTACATACATAGCAGACATGATTGAGAAAAAATACGGTGTTCCTTACATAAAAACAGACTTTTTCAGCACAAAGTACACTGCAGATAACTTAAGAACGATAGCAAAATTCTTTGGTCTTGAAGATAAAGCAGAGGAAGTAATAGCTAAAAGAATGGCAAAAATAGGGCCTGAACTGGAGTTTTATAAGGAAAAATTAACTGGAAAGAAAGTTTTTATTTTTTCTGGTGGGCCTAAAAGTTATCACCTGTCCATACCTTTACATAATGAGTTAGGACTGGAAACTACTGGTGTATCATCCATGTTCGAGCATGAAGATGGATTTGAAAAGATGAAAAAGAGGGTAAAGGAAGGGGCACTGGTAATAGACGATCCAAATACACTGGAACTTGAAGAACTTGTTGAAGATTACGATATAGATCTAATTCTCGGCGGTGTAAAAGAGAAATATCTGGTTCATAAATTAGGAATACCCTCTCTTTTGGTTCATTCTTATGAGAATGGACCTTACATGGGATTTGAAGGGTTTTTAAACCTTGCAAGAGACATGTACACTGCCATATACAATCCAGTGTGGAACATGCTTGAATTCCAAGAAACTGAAGATCCAGATATGGATGAGGAGGTGGAATAA
- a CDS encoding nitrogenase component 1, protein MSVNVMERERTAIINPLKTCQPLGAMYVVTGIRRAVPLVHGSQGCSTFVRYSFSRHFREPSEIAVTSLHEDAAVFGGRRNLVEGLQNVATRLEPSLIGVITTCSSEIIGDDVIGFIKTAKDELKKKIGEKKTEKVKIIPISTPSFVETHLKGYDNAVKALVDHVAEPSEPNEKINIIPGMVNPGDIREIKHMLRLMNLEGILLTDISDPFDSPLRPSATEFKPYYPKGGTTVEEIVDSANSSGTISLTKYAGSGALSLEKKYNIPAELGPIPIGVKNTDQFLRNLKKITGQDVTDEILDERGLLIDSMADLASRYLFDKTVAIYGDPEITSGIARFVGELGMVPKLVVTGANNQEFVKDMKKVGKETGAEIDTMVGQDLRAMEVYLKDNPVDLMIGSSDARLMAKEYEIPLVRVGFPVYDRVGYHRHPIVGYNGGIHLIDLITNTVLEKYYEPEHWKLQQ, encoded by the coding sequence ATGAGCGTAAACGTTATGGAAAGAGAAAGGACTGCTATAATTAATCCTTTAAAAACTTGTCAGCCGTTAGGGGCAATGTATGTAGTTACCGGGATTAGAAGAGCAGTTCCATTGGTTCATGGTTCTCAAGGATGTTCTACATTCGTTAGATACTCTTTTTCCCGTCATTTCAGAGAACCTTCAGAAATTGCTGTAACATCCCTTCACGAGGATGCAGCGGTTTTCGGTGGAAGAAGAAATCTTGTTGAAGGTCTTCAAAACGTTGCAACAAGACTTGAACCAAGTTTAATTGGTGTAATTACCACATGTTCAAGTGAAATCATAGGTGACGATGTAATTGGGTTTATTAAAACTGCAAAAGATGAACTAAAGAAAAAAATCGGCGAAAAAAAAACAGAAAAAGTAAAAATAATACCGATAAGTACTCCAAGTTTCGTGGAAACACATCTTAAAGGTTATGATAATGCAGTTAAGGCGTTAGTTGATCATGTAGCTGAACCTTCAGAACCTAATGAAAAAATAAATATAATTCCAGGAATGGTGAATCCAGGGGATATCCGTGAAATAAAACATATGCTAAGACTTATGAATCTGGAAGGTATTCTGCTTACAGATATTTCGGATCCATTTGATTCACCACTTAGACCATCTGCAACCGAATTTAAACCATATTATCCCAAAGGAGGGACTACTGTAGAAGAAATCGTTGATTCTGCAAACAGTTCAGGTACAATATCTTTAACCAAATATGCAGGTTCAGGTGCTTTATCTCTGGAGAAAAAATATAATATACCTGCAGAATTAGGTCCAATTCCAATAGGGGTTAAAAACACTGATCAGTTCCTGAGGAATTTGAAGAAGATCACTGGTCAGGATGTAACAGACGAAATTTTAGATGAAAGAGGTTTACTCATAGATTCTATGGCAGATTTAGCTTCAAGATATCTCTTTGATAAAACAGTTGCTATCTATGGAGACCCTGAAATCACATCAGGAATAGCAAGATTCGTTGGAGAACTTGGCATGGTACCTAAACTCGTCGTTACAGGAGCCAACAACCAGGAATTTGTTAAAGACATGAAAAAAGTAGGCAAAGAAACTGGAGCTGAAATAGACACCATGGTAGGTCAGGATTTAAGGGCAATGGAGGTATATCTTAAGGATAATCCTGTTGACCTGATGATAGGTAGTTCTGATGCAAGACTTATGGCCAAAGAGTATGAAATTCCACTTGTAAGAGTTGGTTTCCCAGTTTATGACCGTGTAGGATACCACAGACACCCTATAGTTGGATACAATGGAGGTATCCATCTTATAGATCTGATAACTAACACAGTACTTGAAAAATACTACGAACCTGAACACTGGAAACTGCAACAGTAA